ATATAGGACTCATCATAATAGACCTGCTTATCAGCCGATTTTGCAGTATCTATTGCTTTGCAATCTGTATTAAATAGAAATAAAATAAAAATCATTATAATACTTGAAAATAATACTCTCTTCATATGATCAGTCCCCCATTTGAATCACTTTTATCAAGTTCTTTGATGCTGTGGAATTTATCACAGCATCAAAGAACATTAATATATCTTTTCTTTTATTATTTGACTTCTACAGAAATCTTTAAGTCAGTCTTATTTCCGACATAATCCTTAACTGTCAAAACAACATCATATTTACCTGCAGTAGTAACATCAAGCTGGCTGATATCTGCTGTTACATATGCTTTCAAATCAAACCCATCTTTATCAACAGCTTTATCTATAAAATCATTTGCCCAGTTTATCTTAGCTGCATCTTCATTTTTTGCTATTGTCCTGTAGGTGGCTTTTGCTTTTAATGTGGGAGCCGTCTTGTTATTAGTATCATATACTATAATAGCAAAATTCCCCTTGCCCTCATTACCTGCTTTATCCTTTGCAGATACAGCTAGGCCTTTATCATACTTACCAACCTTATCGAACTTTACAGCAGAAGAATCAAATTTAATATCTGAAACTTTTATATCACCGTCAACGCCATCAGTAGCTTTTACATATTTGTTCCAGTCGATTTTGGATGCATCTGTACCGGAAGGTAGAGCTATGTCTTTTCCAACTAAAGCAAATGTTGGGGGCATATTATCTGTAGGTGCCGATGAACTTAACGCTTTTTCGGTAATACTCATGGAATCATTAATCATATTTTTCATTGAATCAATCGCCGCAGAATATTTTGGCGTATTATTAAGTCCATAAATTGAATTACCTAATATTTGATCAGACCAAATACTAGACCACGGCATAATATAAGCATTCTCATTAGGTTTGTTTCCAGATATAGCGACAAAAGCCTTCATTATATCCTCACCTAATGTTTCATTAGTAACATCAAATCCCGCATTTATTGCCTCGGCTTTAGCATTTTTCTTAAAATAATCAAGAGCCTTATTGCTATTTGCCAGAGTTTTATAATATGTTGAAAAATACAACTGATAAGCTTTTAGTGCAAGCTCCGTCCTTTCTTTTGATACTCCTTTCAATATGCCCATTTGGTCACTCGGCATAACTAGTTGCTGATATTTCTGATCACCTGATGGGATATTGTCAGGCCTTGGGAAAGGTACCACACCCATGGACTCTCCGCGCTTTGCAAGTGCCTGTCCTGAACTATTCGACATCCATGGAACCATATTGGTAAATACGGTCTCCCCATTTGCAAAATCATTTGCATTCCAAGTCCAGCCTGGGACAGGGTTATCATCTCCGTATCTTACAGACATCATTAAATTCTTGGATTTAAGCTCGTCAATATACTGGATAGCCTGTTTAACTTCTGCAGAATCAACTGTAAGGCCATTAGCGCCATACAATGCTCCGCCATTTGCATGTATTGCTTGAAGAGCCGTATATCTATAGTCTGTCTCAAAGGCCTTAATAGGTACATCTGTTCTTACAGGTGCTTTTTTATTTGAATAATATGCATTTACCTTTGTTAAATAATCTTCAAATGCCGACCATGTCCATTTATTCTCTTTCCATAAATCCGTAGGATATACAGTTTTTCCGTTTTGCTTTAGAGCATCAACCTTATCAAGATACTGGACATTGTATACCAAAGGCCATACATTTATAAACGAAAGTATAAAGTTTAAAAAATATGTATGCCCAAACATTTTGTCGCCAAACATCCATGAACTGTCCGGGTCGCTGAATATGCTCTGATAACTATCCAGAGGCTGAAGTATATTCTGACCGAGTATTGTCCCCTGAGAACCGCCCCAGAATAATGCCACGTCACAAACGGGGTCATTGGCTAATACCGATTTCAAGAGTACTTCACGGACATCACCAGAATACTGTGTCCATTTAACCTTTACATTGAGTTGTTTAAGAACGGTATCCATAGCCTTCCTGGCTGCTTGAAGTCCCTCAGGCGACATACCCGATTTACCAGTAACGGGATCTTTCCACTCTGGATTAATTCCAGATTCCGAATGGGTGCCAAATACGATAACAGTTTGTCCCCCTTTCTTAGCAGATGTTGCTGCATTTTCCCCCCCTTTGCCACATGCGCTCATAAATGATAAAAACATAAAAAATACAATTACGAGTGAAATAACTCTTTTAGATTTGATTAACATTTTATTTCCTCCTTTTTATTTTTTTTGCAGCCTTTTATATTTCATGCTAATATACACTACTTAGCCTGAATAACAAAAGTTGTAACTGATTCTGATGGCAATATATAACTCTGTAAATCAGCAATTTTTTTTACGAGACTGCAATTATAATTCACTGATGTTTCGTATACTTCACTATATTTACCATTTAAGCCATTAAAAACTATTGACTTTTCTTCCTTTGATGGATTTACAAAAACAATAACAGTTTTATCTGACTTGGGGGAAACATATGCCGATACAAGCAAATTGTTATCTTCAATTTCTGCCTTTATACGCCTGTAACCCGGCCTGATAAACCTGGAATAATTCCCAAAACTCCATAATCTTTTGGAAGTTTCATATTCTTCAGTTGCTGTATTAACATATACAAGGCCGTCGCGGTAATCGCCCTTTGCTACAGCTAACCAAGCCTCCCAGGTAGAAACCGATAAAATGGTCATATCCTCATGTATCGTTTTGGCAAGGACCAATGCTGCGTCCATACCCTTGGCATTTCCATTTTTCATCTCACACCACTCTGTTTGGTGAAGAGGAAGCATGTTATTAAACTGTGAAAAATATATGGCAGCTTCTCTTTTATCATCTGCATTGGACCAGTAAGAATGAACTGCAAAATGATCAATGGCTTTTGAAAGCAGATCATCCTGCATTACGGTCCTGTACATCGAAAGGGTATAATCACGATCATTCCACTTCCCAGATTCATCTATTGAAAGTTTTACAGGGAGCTTTCTTTTTTTAAGTTCTAAAGTTACTTTTCTTGATAAGTCCAGCACCTGTCCGGGCTCATAGTGGCAACCTTCTTGCCCACTTTTCCAATTCCACTGGGGTTCATTTATAGGGCTTAAATATTTGACAGGTATACCTTTTTCAAAGAAGAGTTGAGTTATATCGGCGAGATACTTTGCATACTCATCTTCATTTTCTTCCGAGAGATTCGATTTTCCAGAAGCTTCTCCGGAGGAATATCCGGACTTAGTTAATCTTGCCGGTGGACTAACTGAAAATAATTCAACTGTAGCTCCATGCTTTACTGCTTCCTTCATAGCATTTATAGAATTTTTATCTCTATTCATGTCATATAATCCGGGAGAAACCTCTATAGTTTGTGTAGAACGCCAGGGATCATCTGTCAAGCAAGGATATCCGGCCCCAATATTATATCTATATATATTCAACCCTATCCCCTTTTTACTCTCATAAAGGAAATCCATAATTTCACTAATATTACTCCATCCGCCGACATCCTGAGCCCACCATGCGCCGGATGCACCAAAGCCCTCGATCTCCTGGTATTTGATATTATAGTTAAGCTTTACCTGTATCCCCATTGGATTAACCCCCTTAAAAGTTTGTTTACTATTTTTAGAAACCGTTTTCATAAAAAGCCAAAAAAACATCGAAAGTAATATTAAAAAAATCAATATTGCTAAAACATATTTTCCCCATAGGTATCTCATCTATATTTCTCCCTTACAGACATATATCCATTATTTTTAAAAATAATATGATTGCTATAAAAAATTTAACAAATGCCATAAAGCATTGTAATATCTTAAGAGATAAACATTCATGAACAATACCCTTCTGTTTTTAAATAAGACTTTTGATTTAAATATTGTATTAGATAGATTGATTAATATAATTATTTTTTGATGAATACTATATTAAAAATCAGTTTATATTATTATGTTTATATATAATATCTATTAATTATAAAAAACATTTAGAATTAATAGATCAAATAAACATTCTATTAACATGAAATAGGTTTCATATAATTTACAAAACATATTATACTACATTATCCTCGAATTGTTAATATTTATTTCAAATTTTTGAAAATTTTTGTTATGAACTTAATTCAAAGAGTAACTTCATGTTTATACCATCAAAATGGTGGAAGTTACTCCTACAAAACGATATGTAAACTTCAATATTGTTTTGATTTCGAACATGATTGCCTGATAGTAAGGCTTGTTTCTATAACCTTTTCTCTTGATGATTTTTTGCCTGCAATCATGTCCACAGCAGTTTTGGTAAGTTTTGGTATATCATGGTTTATAGATGTTAAAGTGGGTGACACAATATCACAAAGATAAGAGTCATCAAAACCTGTTAACGAAATATCCTGTGGAATTTTGATGCCCTGTGAATAAGCATATTTCATAGCACCAATTGCCACAAAATCATTTATGGCAATAACTGCCGTAGGTATTCTGCTTAAGGAAAACAAAGTTTTCGCTGCATTAAGTCCATCATCAATAGAAAATCCGCTGAATATTACCCAGTCTTTATTATATTCAAGTCCGAAATGCTTTAATGCATACTTTAATGCCTTGTGTTTTATAGATGTTGATGTAATGCTAGATATTCCACCTATAAGGCCTATATCTTTATGCCCAAGGGAAATAAGATACTCTATAATGGAGAAAATTCCAGCTCTTTCGTCGCTCCTTACCTTAAAACAATCAACACCGCTCATCCGGCCATTGATCATTACGATTGGAACCTTATCGAGCACAGCATTCATCTCATCTGCAAGCTGCTTGTTGGTTCTTACCATATTAATTCTGCCGCCTAAAAATATTATTCCATCGACCTGCTTTTCAACTAACATTTTTAAATAAACCGACTCTAAATCAATATTAAATGCGTTGCAGAGAATTATAGAGTAACCTTCGGCAGTTAAAAGTTTCTCTGTTTCTAAAAATATATTGGCAAAAAAAGGATTGTCAATACTTGGCATTATTATACCTATAGTTTTTGATTCCTTTTTTAGCAGACTTCTTGCAAGAGCATTAGGTTGAAAATTGTACTTATCTATTATTTCCCTAATTTTACGGCTTTTTTCTATATTTACTCTTGCACTGCCGGTTATCACTCTCGAAACAGTCGCGGGTGAAACTTCAGCTTCTTTTGCAATATCATATATTGTTATATTCTTTTTCAATTTTTATCCCATCCTGTTTAATATACTGTAATATCAGAAATTTATTTAATGCAAATATTCCAAAACAATCTTATCAAATACTGGAGAACTTCCTATTGCCTCAACCAGCATGTACAATTTATTACCTGTCTTATTAAACCATGGCCCCGGAAGATAAAACCTTTGCGAATCTCCCCCAACCATGCACGGGCTAGTTTCACCATCTAAAAATATGCGGCCTACAATTTTGCCGTTAAAAACTGCTATAAATTTTATATCTTTACCTTCTATATGTACATATGCGCATCCATGCTTTATACTATCTAAATCTACACACAATACAACAATCTGACCTGGTATAAACTTTAAGGGTAAATGGGTATTACAGCCTTTGGATTCTAATATATAATGAAGAATCTTTCCCTCGTCAAAAGCTTTAAAGCAGCATTTTTTAATTTTTCTGCAATACAGAATAAAAGGCCTTCCAAAAGGCTCGCTCCAATCCTTCTTCATCACAGCAACAGATATTTTTGATTGCCTGCCCGGCGTCAAATAATTGGAAAGATCTATATATGGATCATATGGGTTTATTCGTGAAATTTTTATGCCGTCAACAAATACCTCAGAATATGCCACATTATCTTCAACCTCCAGTACAAAACTATCACAGTCATATTTTGATGGTATATAGTTTTTGCTATATAAAGCTTTCATCGGAGTCCTTGTTGAATTCCAGCTATTTATATTCATCAATGGCTGAAATATATCAACATCCTTATTTAATAAAACTCTGATATTCCCTTCAATATAATCAAAATACCAACAATCGGATAAATCTTCTTCATGTATTATTTCATAAGCACTTTCTATTCCTTTTGAAGATTTTAACCTTAAAGATTTCAATCTTGGATCATCAAAATTTGAGTGTCCCCATATCTCTACCCTGAAATTCCATTCTCCTGTTTTACCGGAGCTGTATCTTTGCCATTGACCTCCCGATATTCTTGTCCCTAGATACTCATCTCTATCATAAGCTGAAACAATATCTGCTGCTCCCTTAAGCAACAGAGGGAAGCCAGGATTTGCTTTTATTTTGTAAATTCCATATCCTCTCCATAGACCATAATCTTCAAAATACAAAACGGGTGATTCTTTTACATTCTCTGAACAAGAAGCAGGTTTTATACTGGCATTTATGATGCCCTTATATTCCACAGCCTCTCTTGCAGTGGGAATCTCAGCTTTCCATACCGTTAAATCGCTTTCAATCCTTGCAGCTTCCTGCCTGCTGGTTATCATTATCTTTATAAGCTTGTTTCCTTGCCTTATTATGCGATTATCCCCTATACCGGATAGCAATATCTTATTATCTTTAATATACTCACCTTCGGCAGATACTGCATCAGGAATATCAAATAAAGCCTGACATCTACGATCAGCGTATAAAATAAATGTGACTTTATTTCCATGCTTATATATGCCAGCAATCTCTGCAGACGAAAAGACGAGCATTCCATTCACGTCCCATTCACCCAAGGGTATATTGACAGGTAAAATTGAAGCTCTTAAAGGCTCAACATCAACATAAAAATCTACTCCATTACCTTTTATATATGCAGTTCCATTTTTATCGCCTATATTGGGAATGCAGATAAGCATTCCACCATTTTCTAATTCAAGAACGGCATATTTATCAGGCCCTGGAAAATTTGCGTTTATATCAAAACCATGATTTTCTTTATAGAGAGAAACTGCTATTTCTGATCCAAGCGATTTAATAAGACCTGAAAAAAGCCGGGCCTCAAGGGCTTTTTCTCTATATTCTCCTACAGGTGAAATATCTGAATTGAAACCATAATCACTTGTTATGAAAGAGAGAGGACTTTTACCTTTCCCCCAATTATTTATCCCGTTAGTAAAACCAAAATTATATCCTGCTACCTGATTATAGGGACCTATAAGTTTGGCACCGCAGCATAGTTCACGCCGCAACGTAAAATAATCTTTATTCGTCTCCGTTATAAGAAAAGGTTTATTTAGAACTCTCATCCTTTTATATATTGCACCGCAATATTTTTCAAATGAAGCGTTTTTAATATTCATATAAATATTAAATGTATTTTCAACACCTTGTGCAAAGCCTGTCGCGCCCTTCATACTACCCTGCCCGGCACATCCAAATACTGGCACGCTTATTCCGTATCTCGCTGCTATACTTTTTAACTCCTCCATATACTTTCCGGGATCGGGGCAATCGAAAAAGTCAAGCTCATTATCCAGCTGCACCATTACAACTGTACCACCGTTTCCACATTGATAACGTGAAATCACCGGAATTATCTTTGAATACCAAGCATCAACTCTCTTAAGAAATTGACCATTTGCTTCCCTTATAGGATATGGAGATGCAAGACACCATGCAGGAATCCCCCCACCATCCCATTCAGAACATATATATGGTCCCGGCCTTGCAATTACAAACATCCGTTCATCCGAAAGCATTTTTAAAAATTTATCTGCATCCCTTTGACCAGAAAAATTCCATTCTTCTGGAGAAATTTCATGATAATTCCAGGGGAAATAAACATCTACACAGTTATATCCTAATTGTTTTATCTTAATGATGCGATCATGCCAGAGTTCCATAGGAATTCGAAAATAAAAAAGAGAGGCACAAAGTAAAATCTTATATTGCCCGTTTATACAGATACCTCTTTTATCTATGCTTATATTTTCATTAATATTCATTTGATATCACCCATTTAAAATTACATATGAAACCGATTTCTCAATAACTTTATTATATTATCTGATAAAAAGTATGTCAATATAAATTATTTTAAATTGATAAATGCCGGGCAAATGCCCGGCATCGCACGCAATGAGCTTACTTTTGCTGTTCATGAAGGCTTTTTTCAGCATACCGTATCGCGGCTTTGACAAGGTTTCCACATTGTCTCGATGGAACGCCTTCCCATCCTTCCTTTGCAACAATATCATCAACACCTAATTCCTTTGCCAATTCAAATTTTAAATCATCTGACATAAGGCCCTGGCGTCTGCTCATATTCACACCCCCAGAAAACTGGATTGTGCGTGCAATATTATTATTCCTAAAAATATAAAATTTATTACATCGCCAGTTGCCCTCCCGGAGTATCGATAATCTGAAGGATATTTTCCTCATTTCCGTTTTCAGCATTGATATATACTATAAAAGTCGTATTATCGCTTTTACCCACAAATTCATATGTAAAAACTTCTCTCTGTGAAAGAAGAGGAATTATAGCCAATCTTACATTCGTTATCTTTAAAGTACGGCTTACTTTTTCTCTTGCTTGATCTATTGTAAGTTTTGGGGAAGGTATTTTTCTTTTACTATGGGCTATCAGATATTTTTCAGCCTCTATACCTACTATTTCCCCATTGTCAAGTGCTACTTTAAGCTTAATCTGGTCAGGATAAATTATGACGTTAGTATCCCCTTCTGTTACCGTATTTACATAACTTATAACAATTGTATTGTCATCTTTCTGCGAAAATGTCGGTATCATGTCTTTAAAACCCATATTGTTCAAAAATTTCAAGCCAATATCGATTGCTTTTTTGTTATCGATGGTGGACGAGTTTATGTCTCTCGGATCCAGCATATAAACAAGGTGTCCGCCATGTTTGCTTATATCAACATTAACAGCACTATCTTTATTCCTTCCTTTCAATATCACATAGAAAGGATATACAGATATTTTCCCATCTCCTTTTGAACTGTAACTTCCTATTTTCTGTACCTTATCCTTTCCAAAAATATTAATAACTTTTTTCTTGGCATCGTCAAGTGTTATGGTACGCTCAGCATTAACCTTGGGAGTGATATTCAAGACATTTTCAGAAAACGGACCGTCATATATAAGCGTGGGATGGCTCTGCATCTGTTTGTCTATGCCGGTAAATTTCTGATCTACAATATTGGTTTGTGCCTTCTTTAAAATTTCATTACCCTCATATCTTATCTCGGACCATTTGAAATTTCCATCTTCCATTTCCCTCTGCAGGGAAAAAAGTTGTTCGTGAAGATATGCCGCGTTATTTTTCAATGCAGATAAAGTCTTCCATTCTTTATCTGTTAGCTTTACTCCATCGCCTTGTCCTCTTATCAATGCATAAGAAAAGTCCGACAATTGCGATAAAAACTTGCTTGTCTGAGATATAGCCGTATGCGTTATCGGCAGTGCATTTACTCTGTCGGCTGCGGCTCCGGCCTGCCTCCATATGTCACCAAAAAGCAGCGTCATCTGCTGTGAGGATGACACTACGGCAACCTTTGAAAGATCAGTCTCCAAGTTCTGCACATTCCCTGTCAGATCATATAATTCCCTTTGGTATTTACCCTGAAGCCTGTTTCCAAACTGCATCCTGTCTATGTAAATAAGACATGCAAACGTAGTAACGCCTACTACCAGCACAGCAACAATAACACTATAGATTCCTCTTTTCCTCATAATCGGCTGTTCCAATCATACCACCTCTTAAAGTCCTTATTTTTTTTACTGTCTGTATTAAACTCCAATAGAGTGCATCTTTTATATTTGAAGAATATTATCCCAATAATCTTTATACAGCCACCCCGATATTCCAGTACTTTTATTTTTTGCTAATTTCCCTTATTTATACAAATTAAATTATATTTAATGCAAAAAAGAGGAACACTTTAGATGAGGTGATTTTATGAAGATCCTTATATTATCTATTTCTGCAGGGAGCGGCCACGAAATTGTGGCACAGTCTCTCAAGCATTTTATGGAATCCAGAATAAAAAACTGCAGTGTAGAAATAATTGACGCATTAAAATATATAAATCCTATCATTGACAGGTTAATAATAGGCGGTTATTTAAAAACTATCAGAAATACGCCGCATATATACGGCAGGTTGTACAATGCATCAAATAATGATGAATATATAGGCGCCGTATGCAACAAGTTCAACGATATGCTTATAAAAAAAGTCGAATCTTTGATAGATGATACTAAACCGGATGTAATAGTATGTACGCATCCCTTTCATCTTAAAATGCTGGAGCCGGTAAAAAAGAAAGGTCTTTTTGAAATACCTGTTATTGCGATAATTACTGACTTTTCGATACATAGTTTTTGGATTGCTGATTTTGTTGATGCATATGTAATACCTCAGGAGGACTTGAAAATAGAACTTACATCAAATGGTATAAATGATGATAGAATTTACCCATATGGTATACCTGTAAACATGGACTTTTACAAAAAAATAGACAGGCAATCTTATCTTAACGAGCTAAACCTCGAAGATAAAACTACTTTTCTTCTTATGGGCGGCGGGCTCGGTTTAGGTTCGATAAAATGTTTATTCAAGATGCTTATAAAATCTAAACTCGATATACAGATAATCGCCGCTACAGGAAAAAATTCAAGGCTTAAAAAGCAATTGGAGTATGCATCTTTAAACTGTGCAAAAAAAGTTAAAATATTAGGTTTTACGGATAAAATCTATGAATATATGTCCGTTTCAGACCTCCTTATTACCAAACCTGGCGGAATTACTATAAGCGAAGCGATGGCCAAAGAGATACCTATTGCAATAATATCTCCAATACCAGGCCAGGAAGAAGAAAACTGCAATTATTTGGTTAAAAACGGCATGGCAATTATATTAAAAGAAAAGGAAAATAATATACAAGAGGTATATTCACTTGTGAACGATAAATTCTGGGTTGAAAATATAAAGAATAACATCAAGCAAAAGTCTAAACCCCATGCTATTTATAATATATCAAATCTTATAGCCGGATATGCCCAAAAAACATCATATATAAGTACAAAAAGGTAGGAATATTTATCCTGCCTTTTATTAAGCTTATCCTATGCTTTAAATTGAAATATAAACGAAAGACTTTCCGCCAATTGCTCCTTCCATAATATTCTTCAAATAATCTTTATAATATATCCATATAACCTTATTAATATCGACTATTTAAACAGGCCTTTTATCGTAGATATAAAGGATTTTATTATTTCCACACTTTTGAATTTGATTTCAGTTTTTGAGTTATCAGCAGGTATCTTCGAATCATCAACATCATGTTTTGTCGTGGAATCATCGGCATCTTTATCTATCGTGG
This DNA window, taken from Clostridiales bacterium, encodes the following:
- a CDS encoding glycosyltransferase, with protein sequence MKILILSISAGSGHEIVAQSLKHFMESRIKNCSVEIIDALKYINPIIDRLIIGGYLKTIRNTPHIYGRLYNASNNDEYIGAVCNKFNDMLIKKVESLIDDTKPDVIVCTHPFHLKMLEPVKKKGLFEIPVIAIITDFSIHSFWIADFVDAYVIPQEDLKIELTSNGINDDRIYPYGIPVNMDFYKKIDRQSYLNELNLEDKTTFLLMGGGLGLGSIKCLFKMLIKSKLDIQIIAATGKNSRLKKQLEYASLNCAKKVKILGFTDKIYEYMSVSDLLITKPGGITISEAMAKEIPIAIISPIPGQEEENCNYLVKNGMAIILKEKENNIQEVYSLVNDKFWVENIKNNIKQKSKPHAIYNISNLIAGYAQKTSYISTKR
- a CDS encoding small, acid-soluble spore protein, alpha/beta type, with the translated sequence MSRRQGLMSDDLKFELAKELGVDDIVAKEGWEGVPSRQCGNLVKAAIRYAEKSLHEQQK
- a CDS encoding glycoside hydrolase, yielding MGIQVKLNYNIKYQEIEGFGASGAWWAQDVGGWSNISEIMDFLYESKKGIGLNIYRYNIGAGYPCLTDDPWRSTQTIEVSPGLYDMNRDKNSINAMKEAVKHGATVELFSVSPPARLTKSGYSSGEASGKSNLSEENEDEYAKYLADITQLFFEKGIPVKYLSPINEPQWNWKSGQEGCHYEPGQVLDLSRKVTLELKKRKLPVKLSIDESGKWNDRDYTLSMYRTVMQDDLLSKAIDHFAVHSYWSNADDKREAAIYFSQFNNMLPLHQTEWCEMKNGNAKGMDAALVLAKTIHEDMTILSVSTWEAWLAVAKGDYRDGLVYVNTATEEYETSKRLWSFGNYSRFIRPGYRRIKAEIEDNNLLVSAYVSPKSDKTVIVFVNPSKEEKSIVFNGLNGKYSEVYETSVNYNCSLVKKIADLQSYILPSESVTTFVIQAK
- the ypeB gene encoding germination protein YpeB, which gives rise to MEQPIMRKRGIYSVIVAVLVVGVTTFACLIYIDRMQFGNRLQGKYQRELYDLTGNVQNLETDLSKVAVVSSSQQMTLLFGDIWRQAGAAADRVNALPITHTAISQTSKFLSQLSDFSYALIRGQGDGVKLTDKEWKTLSALKNNAAYLHEQLFSLQREMEDGNFKWSEIRYEGNEILKKAQTNIVDQKFTGIDKQMQSHPTLIYDGPFSENVLNITPKVNAERTITLDDAKKKVINIFGKDKVQKIGSYSSKGDGKISVYPFYVILKGRNKDSAVNVDISKHGGHLVYMLDPRDINSSTIDNKKAIDIGLKFLNNMGFKDMIPTFSQKDDNTIVISYVNTVTEGDTNVIIYPDQIKLKVALDNGEIVGIEAEKYLIAHSKRKIPSPKLTIDQAREKVSRTLKITNVRLAIIPLLSQREVFTYEFVGKSDNTTFIVYINAENGNEENILQIIDTPGGQLAM
- a CDS encoding LacI family DNA-binding transcriptional regulator, which translates into the protein MKKNITIYDIAKEAEVSPATVSRVITGSARVNIEKSRKIREIIDKYNFQPNALARSLLKKESKTIGIIMPSIDNPFFANIFLETEKLLTAEGYSIILCNAFNIDLESVYLKMLVEKQVDGIIFLGGRINMVRTNKQLADEMNAVLDKVPIVMINGRMSGVDCFKVRSDERAGIFSIIEYLISLGHKDIGLIGGISSITSTSIKHKALKYALKHFGLEYNKDWVIFSGFSIDDGLNAAKTLFSLSRIPTAVIAINDFVAIGAMKYAYSQGIKIPQDISLTGFDDSYLCDIVSPTLTSINHDIPKLTKTAVDMIAGKKSSREKVIETSLTIRQSCSKSKQY
- a CDS encoding beta-galactosidase — its product is MNINENISIDKRGICINGQYKILLCASLFYFRIPMELWHDRIIKIKQLGYNCVDVYFPWNYHEISPEEWNFSGQRDADKFLKMLSDERMFVIARPGPYICSEWDGGGIPAWCLASPYPIREANGQFLKRVDAWYSKIIPVISRYQCGNGGTVVMVQLDNELDFFDCPDPGKYMEELKSIAARYGISVPVFGCAGQGSMKGATGFAQGVENTFNIYMNIKNASFEKYCGAIYKRMRVLNKPFLITETNKDYFTLRRELCCGAKLIGPYNQVAGYNFGFTNGINNWGKGKSPLSFITSDYGFNSDISPVGEYREKALEARLFSGLIKSLGSEIAVSLYKENHGFDINANFPGPDKYAVLELENGGMLICIPNIGDKNGTAYIKGNGVDFYVDVEPLRASILPVNIPLGEWDVNGMLVFSSAEIAGIYKHGNKVTFILYADRRCQALFDIPDAVSAEGEYIKDNKILLSGIGDNRIIRQGNKLIKIMITSRQEAARIESDLTVWKAEIPTAREAVEYKGIINASIKPASCSENVKESPVLYFEDYGLWRGYGIYKIKANPGFPLLLKGAADIVSAYDRDEYLGTRISGGQWQRYSSGKTGEWNFRVEIWGHSNFDDPRLKSLRLKSSKGIESAYEIIHEEDLSDCWYFDYIEGNIRVLLNKDVDIFQPLMNINSWNSTRTPMKALYSKNYIPSKYDCDSFVLEVEDNVAYSEVFVDGIKISRINPYDPYIDLSNYLTPGRQSKISVAVMKKDWSEPFGRPFILYCRKIKKCCFKAFDEGKILHYILESKGCNTHLPLKFIPGQIVVLCVDLDSIKHGCAYVHIEGKDIKFIAVFNGKIVGRIFLDGETSPCMVGGDSQRFYLPGPWFNKTGNKLYMLVEAIGSSPVFDKIVLEYLH